One window of the Gemmatimonadota bacterium genome contains the following:
- a CDS encoding DM13 domain-containing protein, which produces MMIMVGGMFQFTAVATTSDDMVIDDVDFTWMSDDEEVATVDETGLVTAVAAGTAMITATGNGVTSMPATVTVAESVQEVDSVEIVDAMPVMLEIGGTHQLIAVARTSDGTMIGGVTFAWSSDDNEVATVDSTGLITAVGAGMADVTAMAEETTSEPVSVTVAEPPEVNRVAVEPMTATIEEGEMQQFTATAYDSDDMEITGKTFTWKTGSTTVATIDEMGLATGVGGGSTTITATVDDISGTAKLKVTGQPDPEPDPEPPPDPPDPPPPPDPPPPEPMVASVTVSPPSASIEEGDTQRFSATAYDSDNMEITGKTFTWMSSMTSVATVSPSSGTATTATGVDAGSTTITASVDGKSGTATLMVTVPPPVVDRVTVSPSSPSIEEGDTQQFSATAYDSDDMEITGKTFAWSSSNTTVATINSSGLATARDAGSTTITASVDGKSGTATLTVTDPPPPPVDRVAVSPSSPSIEEGETQQFSATAYASDNTKITGKTFTWTSSDTSKATINSSGLATGKDAGSTTIRASVDGKSGTATLTVTAPPPPPPPPMLKSRTATISGSYSAAGNVTLSEVAGGQLKLTITGFRSTAPDTWLALSENPNIDWAVGETLPSTARSFGEVTGMTSITSTFTPPSGKDIDSYDYVILYCRAFDLRISSNALSN; this is translated from the coding sequence ATGATGATCATGGTCGGAGGCATGTTCCAGTTCACGGCGGTTGCCACGACTTCCGACGACATGGTGATTGATGACGTGGATTTCACCTGGATGAGCGACGACGAGGAAGTCGCCACGGTGGATGAAACCGGGTTGGTAACGGCAGTCGCCGCCGGTACGGCAATGATAACGGCCACGGGGAATGGCGTGACGAGTATGCCCGCGACGGTCACCGTGGCGGAATCGGTGCAGGAAGTCGACAGCGTAGAGATCGTGGACGCGATGCCGGTGATGCTCGAGATAGGCGGTACGCACCAACTCATAGCCGTCGCCCGGACTTCAGATGGGACCATGATCGGTGGTGTGACCTTCGCGTGGTCAAGCGACGACAACGAGGTGGCGACCGTTGATTCAACCGGGCTGATTACCGCGGTAGGAGCAGGCATGGCGGATGTTACCGCCATGGCAGAAGAAACAACTTCCGAACCGGTGAGCGTCACGGTTGCCGAACCGCCAGAAGTAAATCGAGTTGCCGTGGAGCCGATGACAGCGACGATCGAAGAAGGTGAGATGCAGCAGTTTACCGCGACAGCCTATGACTCGGACGACATGGAGATCACGGGCAAGACCTTTACGTGGAAAACCGGAAGTACAACCGTAGCAACCATAGACGAAATGGGTCTCGCTACCGGCGTGGGTGGGGGATCCACGACGATAACCGCAACGGTTGACGATATATCCGGTACGGCCAAGTTGAAGGTGACCGGGCAGCCGGATCCTGAACCTGATCCCGAACCCCCGCCTGATCCGCCTGATCCGCCGCCTCCACCTGATCCGCCGCCGCCCGAACCAATGGTGGCATCCGTGACGGTGAGTCCGCCGTCGGCGTCGATTGAGGAGGGCGATACGCAGCGGTTCTCTGCGACGGCCTATGACTCGGATAACATGGAGATAACTGGCAAAACGTTTACGTGGATGAGTAGCATGACCTCCGTTGCCACGGTAAGTCCATCGTCAGGGACGGCTACGACTGCTACAGGGGTCGATGCCGGCTCCACGACGATAACGGCGTCCGTGGACGGCAAGTCAGGCACCGCGACACTGATGGTTACCGTGCCGCCTCCTGTTGTCGATCGGGTCACCGTGTCCCCATCGTCTCCTTCGATCGAGGAAGGCGATACGCAGCAGTTCTCTGCCACCGCGTACGATTCGGATGACATGGAGATAACAGGGAAGACCTTTGCCTGGTCGAGCAGCAACACCACGGTCGCGACCATCAACAGCTCGGGTTTGGCCACGGCAAGGGATGCAGGATCCACGACGATAACGGCGTCCGTGGACGGCAAGTCCGGTACGGCGACCCTGACTGTGACCGACCCCCCGCCGCCCCCTGTGGACCGGGTCGCGGTGTCACCATCGTCCCCTTCGATTGAGGAGGGCGAGACACAGCAGTTTTCGGCTACTGCCTATGCCTCGGATAACACGAAAATAACGGGCAAGACCTTTACCTGGACGAGCAGTGACACCTCGAAAGCAACGATCAACTCCTCCGGGTTGGCTACAGGAAAGGATGCAGGATCCACGACGATAAGAGCATCGGTGGACGGCAAGTCCGGTACGGCGACGCTCACGGTGACGGCACCACCTCCGCCGCCACCGCCTCCGATGTTGAAGAGTCGAACCGCAACGATTTCGGGCAGTTATTCAGCTGCTGGGAATGTAACATTAAGTGAAGTTGCTGGCGGGCAACTCAAGCTGACAATAACCGGTTTTAGGAGCACTGCGCCTGATACGTGGTTGGCGCTATCAGAGAATCCGAACATTGACTGGGCCGTGGGAGAAACTTTGCCCAGCACCGCGCGCAGTTTCGGCGAAGTTACAGGTATGACTAGTATTACGAGTACGTTCACACCCCCATCGGGCAAGGATATAGACTCCTACGACTATGTCATCCTCTATTGCAGGGCGTTCGACTTGCGAATTTCCTCGAATGCTCTGAGTAACTAG